A portion of the uncultured Bacteroides sp. genome contains these proteins:
- a CDS encoding YccF domain-containing protein, which translates to MNLLMNILWLLLGGIVTCVEYVISSLLMMITIIGIPFGLQTMKLAFLALSPFGKEVRTAPQSGGCLSVLMNILWLCLGGLWISLSHLAFGLFLCITVIGIPFALQHFKLASLALTPFGKEIVDK; encoded by the coding sequence ATGAATCTACTAATGAATATCTTGTGGCTCCTTTTAGGTGGCATTGTTACCTGCGTGGAGTATGTTATTTCCAGCCTTTTGATGATGATCACCATCATTGGTATTCCTTTCGGCTTGCAAACAATGAAACTTGCCTTTTTGGCACTTTCTCCATTTGGAAAAGAGGTAAGAACGGCGCCCCAATCGGGCGGTTGCCTAAGTGTGTTGATGAATATCCTATGGCTTTGCCTGGGAGGACTGTGGATCAGCCTTTCTCATCTAGCATTCGGCCTTTTCTTGTGCATCACTGTCATTGGCATTCCTTTTGCTCTGCAACATTTCAAATTGGCAAGTTTAGCTCTTACCCCCTTTGGTAAAGAAATCGTTGACAAATAA
- a CDS encoding dicarboxylate/amino acid:cation symporter: MNGSNRKKLSIPLYLRILLGMVLGVIAGIIAVSIGGETFIQFWIKPWGRVFIKMLQLVAVPLVFVSLVKGVTGLEDIGRFSKIGLKAIMLYLATTVSAIVLGLFLVLVIRPGSYVDTAKANEMKQSYHSIVEEKTSAAQSTREQGPLSFLDDIIPDNLVSAASDNGRMLQVIFFAIFFGVAAISLPKEKTTPVLKVFDSLYDIILTMVDYIIRFAPYGVFALMAAMVVENAGSLSIFAALAMYAGTVALGLLILIFIFYPTLVHLFTKISVGKFMKGMYPVQLLAFTTSSSAATLPLNMETTEKELGISKEIISFVLPVGATVNMDGTSCYQAIAVVFIAQVMGIHLGWVEMISIVLLTTISSIGTPAIPGGSYVILTMVLSSVGIPAEGLALILGVDRPLDMLRTSVNVTGDATVAAIIDKKFIS; this comes from the coding sequence ATGAACGGATCAAATAGAAAAAAACTATCCATACCATTATATCTACGTATTTTATTAGGTATGGTTTTGGGAGTGATAGCTGGCATTATTGCGGTATCCATTGGTGGTGAGACTTTCATCCAGTTTTGGATAAAACCATGGGGGAGGGTATTCATCAAAATGTTGCAACTGGTTGCTGTACCACTGGTTTTTGTGTCGCTAGTAAAAGGAGTAACAGGGTTAGAAGATATTGGGCGTTTTTCAAAAATAGGGTTGAAGGCTATAATGCTTTATTTAGCTACTACTGTGTCAGCTATTGTTTTGGGTTTGTTTCTGGTGTTGGTCATTCGCCCGGGAAGCTACGTGGATACTGCTAAGGCTAATGAGATGAAGCAAAGCTATCACAGCATTGTTGAAGAAAAAACATCTGCGGCACAGTCAACCCGTGAACAAGGACCTCTCTCTTTTCTTGATGATATTATTCCCGATAATTTGGTCAGCGCAGCGAGTGACAATGGCAGAATGCTACAAGTAATTTTCTTCGCAATCTTTTTTGGGGTGGCTGCCATTAGCCTTCCAAAAGAGAAAACAACGCCTGTCCTGAAAGTCTTCGACTCATTATACGACATAATATTAACTATGGTAGACTATATCATCAGGTTTGCTCCTTATGGGGTTTTTGCTTTGATGGCTGCCATGGTAGTAGAGAATGCCGGCAGCTTGTCTATTTTCGCTGCATTGGCCATGTATGCCGGTACGGTTGCATTGGGATTACTCATTCTGATCTTCATTTTCTACCCTACACTCGTTCACCTTTTCACCAAAATATCAGTCGGAAAGTTTATGAAAGGCATGTATCCGGTGCAATTGCTGGCTTTCACCACTAGTTCTAGTGCTGCTACACTGCCACTTAATATGGAAACGACCGAAAAGGAACTGGGTATATCGAAAGAAATAATATCTTTCGTCTTGCCGGTAGGTGCTACGGTAAATATGGATGGAACAAGTTGCTATCAAGCTATTGCTGTCGTTTTTATAGCTCAGGTAATGGGTATTCATCTGGGTTGGGTGGAAATGATTTCTATTGTTCTGCTGACGACTATATCTTCTATTGGAACACCAGCCATTCCCGGAGGAAGTTATGTGATACTTACCATGGTGCTTTCTTCAGTGGGAATTCCGGCCGAAGGCTTGGCATTAATCCTTGGAGTAGACAGACCTTTAGACATGCTACGCACATCCGTCAATGTTACCGGTGATGCTACAGTAGCTGCGATTATTGATAAAAAATTTATTTCATAG